The genomic DNA CATCTGCTTTTCTTCACAATACATTAAAAAACATTCAACAATCAGATTTAAAAAATAAATTCTTTTTTTCAGCTGTAAAAGGAATTATTCCCGAATTCAATTTAATTGTAGGCGAATACTTAAACAAAGTTCATCAGGTTTCTTTTCAGGATATCGGCGTAATTACGGGACCCTGTCACGCTGAAGAAGTCGCCATGGAGAAACTGAGTTATTTAACAATTGCTTCCCAAAATACACAAACTGCTAATAGCTTAGCTCAGTCGCTAAACTGCCGTTATTTACAAACTACCGTAAGTGATGATATATACGGAACCGAATATGCAGCAGTTCTAAAAAATGTAATTGCTGTAGCCGGTGGAATTTGTCACGGCTTAGGTTACGGTGATAATTTTCTTGCCGTTTTAGTAAGCAATGCCATTCAGGAAATTAAAAGATTTGTTGATGCAGTACATCCAATTGATAGAGATATTAAAGCCTCCGCCTATTTAGGAGATTTACTAGTTACTGCCTATTCGCAATTCAGCAGAAACCGAACCTTTGGAACTATGATAGGAAAAGGACACAGTGTAAAAAATGCGCAATTGGAAATGAATATGGTGGCTGAAGGCTACTATGCTGTGAAGTGCGTTTATGAAATAAATAAAAAGTATAAAGTTCATATGCCTATAACTAATGCCGTATATAATATTGTTTACGAATTTAAAAATGTGGCCAAGGAAATTGAAGTTTTGTCGAAACAAATTTCTTAATACATGAAGTCACTTGCCTTTTGGATTTCGGTTATTCTGCACCCACTTTTAATGGCCTCATACGGTTGTCTTTTCATATTTTTCATTATACAAAATACTATTTTTGATTACCTCACCCCTTTTGGATTAAAATGGCGTATATCATTAATTGTATTTATTTTTTCGTTTCTTTTCCCAATTTTAAATATTTTTATTTTGTACAAACTTAAGCGCATTCCAAGTTTTACACTTTCTGAACAATCAGAACGTACGTTCCCCTATATTATGACAGCTGCGTTTTATTTTGGATTATTTTATTTATTATTCGATTTAAATATTTGGCCAACCGTAAAGCTTTTTGTTTTAGGAGGGGGATTAGCCATTTTATTAGTTGCCCTCATTAATTTAAAGTATAAAATCAGTGCGCATATGGTAGGAATCGGAGGACTGCTTGGGGCATTAATTGCATTATCCTATTTATTAAAATTTGACATGACCTTTTATTACATAGGCATCATTTTTTTGAGTGGCATTTTAGCAAGCGCACGGTTATTTTTAAAAGAACATAACCCGCCACAACTTTATAGTGGATTTCTATTGGGTTTATTTGTACAAATTGGATTATTTTTAATAAGTGAAAAAATTAAATTCTTATAACTGTGATTTTAGTTAGTGGAGCAACAGGTATTATTGGTTCGCATGTAGTAATGAATTTACTTTTGAAAGGTGAAAAAGTTATCGCCTGTACCGGAAATGAAATCAATAAAATAAAACTAAAAAAACTATTGGGCTATTATCAGCAAGAAAGTTTGTATTCGCTGGTGATCTGGCGCGAAATGCTATTCAATGATATTTATTCTATAGAAACAGCGTTAGAAAATGTGAGAGCTGTTTATCATTGCGCCGGAATTGTTTCATTTAATTCAAAAGACCGAAAAAAATTATATGAAATAAATGAATACGGAACGGCTAATTTAGTTAATGCTTGCCTTACCATGAATATTCCACTGTGTCATGTAAGTTCAATAGCTACCTTAAATAATGCCGATTATAAAAATGAATTAAATGAAGATGTTTTTTGGAAAAAAAGTGGAAATGAAAGTGATTATGCCATTAGTAAATACAAAGGGGAGTTGGAAGTTTGGAGAGGAATTGAAGAAGGATTAAATGCTGTTATTGTAAATCCGGGCATTGTATTATCGCCGGGATTCTGGGAACAAAGTAGCTCTCAATTATTTGGCTTGTGTGATAAGGGATTAAAATATTATACTTCTGGAATTAGTGCATATATTACTGCTGACGACACTTCCAAAATTATGATTGAGTTGATGAACAAAAGGAAATATGCAAACCGTTATATTCTAATAGAAAACAATTACAGTTATAAAAATGTACTTCAACTAATTTCAACTCATTTGGATAAATCAACAGCTCTAAAAGAAATTGGACCTTTTACAATTACATTATTCTATCGTTTGGAAAAAATAATGGCATTCTTTCGTTTAAAAAAGGCTCGTTTAAGTAAATCGGCTATTCGATCACTTTATAATCAGCAAAAATTCTCCAATAAAAAAATTTCGGCGGAGCTTAACTATAATTTTACCGCTATTTCAGGCGAAATTGAACGCATTTGCAAAATTTACCGAAAAGAGCACCCTTCTAGGGCTTAATTAATTGCTCATCAAGTATTTAAATTTCCCCCGATTTAACTTTATTTTGTTTTTTGTGAGTTATTTATATATCTTAGTCTATTATTTTAAGAAATTCGTATGCACATCGCCATTGCTGGTAACATCGGTTCCGGAAAGACAACTTTGACCTCACTTTTAGCTAAACACTACAAATGGCATGCTCACTATGAAGATGCAGATGACAACCCATATTTAAATGATTTTTATGAAGATATGCAACGTTGGTCATTTAATTTGCAGGTCTACTTTTTAAATAATCGATTCAATCAAATTTTAGATATCCGTAAAGGAAAACACACAGTAGTTCAAGACAGAACCATATACGAAGACGCGTATATTTTTGCTCCCAATTTGCATGCAATGGGATTAATGACTACCCGTGATTACGATAATTATTTTCAACTTTTTAAATTAATGGAGGGCTTAATCAAAGCTCCTGATTTGATTATTTATTTGCGTGCAGGAGTTCCAACTTTAGTTAAGCAAATTCAAAAAAGAGGACGCGATTATGAGAATAGCATTCGTTTGGATTATTTAAAAAGACTGAATGAAAGATATGAAGCCTGGAGCACTTCTTATGAAGCCGGAAAAATATTGGTTGTAGATGTAGATGATATAAATTTTAGTGAAAGCAAAGAGGATTTAGGAAAAGTAATAAGAATGATTGATGCACAATTAAACGGATTATTTAAATAGTGAGTTCTACTACAAATAAAGAAGAGTTTTTTGATTTGCAGTTCGCGACTCAAGTAAATTCATCCAAACAAAACGGCGAATTAATTTTAGCTTATGATGGCGTATTAAATACCGAAACCATTGCCAAGTTGGAAGCCGAAATTGAAAGCAAAATTATGGAAAAAGGCTTTCCGAAATCCGTAGTTAAAAAAGTGTTTTTTATTTGTGTTGAATCGTTACAAAACATGTTAATTCACGGACATCGCGATGATAGTGGTGATCAGCATAATTTTTTCTTACTTCATTCTACTCCTACTGCTGTAAAAATTACAGTTGCCAATCTGATCAATAACAGCTCCATAGAAAAATTAGAAAAAGATTTAACCAAAATTAATTCTTTTGAAAATCCGGCAGATTTAAAACAATATTATTTAGATCATTTGGAAAATAATGAATTAAGTGATAAAGGAGGCGCCGGCTTAGGATTCATTACTATTGGCATGAAGAGTGGGAATAAACTTGCACCTGAATTTAAAGCCATTGATGATAAATTTTCTTTGTTTTTAATGGGTGTTACCATCAATTTAGAGTAATACTACTTCAGCTACTCTTCTTTTCAATTAAATGAGTTAATTCAACAAACTCCGATACAGATAATTGTTCGGGCCGTTTATTTAAAATCACGTTTTCAAAATTATTTTCCGGTAATAATGATTTCAATGAATTTTTCAATTGTTTTCTACGTTGATTAAAGGCAGTTTTCACAACCTGAAAAAATAAAGTTTCATCACAACTTAATTTTTCCGTTTCATTTCTGGTAAATCTAACAACAGCGCTTTTTACTTTTGGGTGAGGATTGAAAACATTTTCATGTACCGTAAATAAATACTCAATTTTAAAATACGCTTGCAATAACACGCTTAAAATTCCATACACTTTTGTTCCTGGCTTTTCCGCCATGCGCTGCGCTACTTCTTTTTGAAACATACCCACAACTACCGGAATATTATTTCGGCATTCCAATACCTTAAACATAATTTGACTCGAAATATTATACGGAAAATTACCAATAACCATAAACTTATCGCCTGCTATTTGTTTCAAGTCGGCCTTTAAAAAATCGCTAAAAATAATCTGATTCTTTTTTTCAGGAAAAAGTTGATGTAGATAATCAATAGATTCTATATCTACATCTAAGGCATAAAAATGCTTACGGCTATTAATTAGATACTTCGTTAACACACCGGTACCGGGACCAATTTCAACCAATGGAACATCGTTTTGCGGAATTGAATCCACAATTTTTTTAGCAATATTTTCATCGCACAGAAAATGCTGACCTAAATGTTTTTTTGCTCTTACCGGTGAAGCCATTTTACGAAGTAGTTGAACTTTTTTTACCGCCTAATTGCATCAGGTACGCTTTAATTAATTCGTCCAAATTTCCATCCAATACTGATTCTGCATCGGTAATTTTCAATTCTGTTCTCACATCATTTACCATTTTATAAGGGTGTAAAACGTAACTGCGAATCTGAGACCCCCATTCAATTTTCATTTTACTGTCTTCCACTGCCTGTCGCGCTTCATTACGTTTCCTCAATTCCAATTCATACAATTGAGAGCGTAACATCTGCAAGGCTCTTTCTCTATTCCCATGTTGCGATCTTTCTATTTGGCAAACAACCACAATTCCGGTTGGTTTGTGTAACATCTGAACTTTAGTTTCTACCTTATTTACATTTTGTCCGCCTGCACCCCCGCTACGTGAAGTTGTAACTTCTAAATCAGCAGGTTTAATGTCAATCTCAATGCTATCATCAACTATGGGATAAACATACACAGATGCAAAACTAGTGTGCCTTTTTGCATTGGAATCAAACGGACTAATTCTTACCAATCGATGCACACCATTTTCTCCCTTTAAAAAGCCATATGCAAATTCCCCTTCTATTTGTAAAGAAACCGATTTTATTCCCGCAACGTCACCTGCATTAAAATCCAATTCACTAATCTTAAATCCTTGTTTTTCGGCCCACATCATATACATGCGCATGAGCATTCCGGCCCAATCGCAGCTTTCTGTTCCGCCGGCACCGGAGTTAATTTGTAACACGCATTTAAGTCGGTCTTCCGGAGCACTAAGCATGTTTTTAAATTCAACGTCTTCAATTTTTTTCAGGCATTTATTATACTCCAACTCCGTTTCCGCTTCAGTAGCATCACCACTTTTAAAAAAATCATATAGCGTAAGTAAATCGTCCGTTTCACGATTAACCTCTTCATAGGAATTAGTCCAACTTTTCAGTTGCTTTACCTGATTTAATATTTTTTCTGCGTTTTTCGGGTCATTCCAAAATGCAGGATCCAGCGTTTTTTCTTCTAACTGCTCCAGATCAGATTTCTTTCTATCGTAGTCAAAGAAACCCCCTTAAAGCCTTACGGCGATCATTGAGTGCTTTTAATTGTTCTAATGTAAACATACGGTAAAGGTACTAATTTAATTGCTCATCCTGTTTTAATGGCCATAAAAATATATATGGAATTAGCATTACAAGACCAAAAGTTACTAAACCCATACCAAATGCAATAAGCAGATGAATAACAATGCCAACAAACAACATGGGCTTTTTTATTTTTTTGAACCAAATTAATAGAGGAAAAAGTAATTGATACGCTATTAAAAAATAGTTTGCAAAAATAAATAGAAAGGGTGTTTTTTCAATTAAAGAAATAAAAAAGTCATTACTAAAATGAGTAGTTTTAAACGTTAGTAGTATAGCGTTACCATTCATCCAGTCTTCGCTTTGTAGCTTCGCCCAACCCGCAATAAAATATACCCAACATAGCTGCAGAATAATACCGGCTACTCCAAAATTATGTGTAATAACTGAATAAGAAGGGTCTGTTTTTTTATGGCTATATCCAATAAATATATTGAAAAATAAGAGCTGATTAAGCAGGAAATCACCGCCTGATAACACGGGATAAATTCTATTGTGAATATTTATTACAATCAACCACAACAAAAAATCATTCAATATATAGATTTGTTTTTTAAAAACACCTAAGAAGCCAAGCAAAAGGGCAATACTCAAAAACCAATATGCAGCGTTAACTTGTGCTGAACCATATAAATAAAACGCTAGATCAGATATAAAACCTAAGTCGCTGAATTTTTTTATAGTAACAATACTATTAGTACCAAAAAGTAAATTATAATTTAAAAGCCAGTATGCTGACTTAATAATTATAAAGAGATAAATTATTTTTTTAAAATAGTTTGCGTTTTTTTGCAGCAAACGGTTAAAGCCAAAATAAATGTAAATATTTTTTAAACTAAACAAGCTAAATGCGAGCGAATGCTTTTAATAAATAATAATAAAGTCATACGTTCATTAAGGAAGAAGATTCACATTCCCGTAATGCGTTTCATATTGTTGAGTTACCTCATTGGTGAAAGTGATACGATAAACATAAACATCTTGCGTACAAATTTTTCCTTTATAGGTTCCATCCCATCCTTTTACGGCTTCGGTAGTTGAAAATATTTTTTCTCCCCACTTATCATAAATATCAAATTGATAATTTAACCAGCCAATGCCCTTTGGCATAAAAACATCGTTTAATCCGTCATTATTTGGTGTAAATGTATTTGGAATCCAGAATCGGTATTCCGGCTCAATTTTTACTATTTTTGAAATGGTGTCGGCACAATTGTAAACGTTAGTCACCGTTTGTTTCACGATGTAATTTCCTACTTGCGTATACTCATGAAAAAAGTTTGCAAAATTATTATTTGCTCCATCGCCCAAAGAATAATTCCAAGAAACAACGTCATCACTTGCCAAATTATTAATTTTAATTAATGGGTCAAAAATAGTAGTTACTTCGGGTGTTAATGTAAAGTCTGCCACAGGCCTTGGATTTACCACAATATTTTTTATCACAGCTTTTCCGGTATCGGCACAAATACTCGTACTTGTAACGGTTAATGTTGCACTGTACACTCCGGCAGGCGATAAAGTTATTAAGGGCTCAAATTCCGTTGATGATTTTCCGTTACTGAACTGCCATTGATAATTAACCGGTAATTCGCTGGAACTTCCATTACTAAACCCAAACAGTGCCGGATCACAAAGTGCATCGGGTAAATTATTTATTTTAGCTTTTGGTTTATCAAATATTTTAACTGTATCCACAATTGAATCTACACACTGAAATTGTTTAGCCCACAGGGTTACCGGTATTTTTCCGGGTTGGTTAAAAACAATTCCGGCTGGTTCTTTAAAACTAGAAACACTTGGCGTGGCGGCAGCCGTAAATCGCCAGTTAAATACTGCACTCGAATGATGTTGGCTGTTATTCGAAAAATTGTATGAATTTAATCTTAAACATTTAGGAGCTTGTTTAGGCATGCTCAAGGTTAAATCAGGATAGATATAAAATGTTTTTTTCATGGTATCACTGCAAGCTTTTCCGGGATTAGCAATGAGTGTTACTACATACATTCCGGTATCTGCATAGGTATACGTTGGATTAAACACATTTGAAGTGTCAGCCAAAGTTCCCGGAACTCCAAAATTCCAATGATAGGTTAACGGTATACTGCCAAAACTTTGATTTGAAAATTCGATTGTATTTCCCTGACATTTTTTTACCGGCTCTTCAAAAACACTGGCCACATTTACTACACAAGGCGTAATATTAAATTGAAAATCTCTGAAATGAATATTGATAAGAACACCGTTTCTCTTTTCATATACGCAAATGCCAACTACATACTGGCCAACCTGTGTTGGACGACCGGTTAAAAGTCCGGTAATAGGATTAATGGCAAATGCCGGATTAGCCGGCAATGGATTTGTTCCATTAAAACTTCCCGAATAATTAACATTAGGATACGGTGGCGGTGGTGCAACAGTAGGGCAACCATTTTGTCCGTTCAAAGACGGGCAATTTACATCAAGTCCTTGATGAGGAGTATAAAAAGCATAAGTTAATTCATCCCCATCCGGATCGGTTGCAACATGATCAAATGAAAAAGGAACATTGGCGCATAAGAAAATGGGTGGAAATTTTGAAAATCTAGGCGAACTGTTTGTAATTGCCTTTTCGGGCCCGGGTATATACGTAAAATAGCTTGAGCCTTGTGAGCCCGGCGTAGTTAAATTAATAATAGTGTTGTTTCGACAACAGCGCTGATACACCAAATAATATCCACCCGCCAAAGGTTGTAGATTTACGGTGGTGGTATAAACCCCCTCTTCTACGCAAACATTGGTTGGAATTTCAATACAAGGATTATTTAATGTTGGCGGAATGTTTTTAATAACAGGTGCCCCAATGTCAAAAGTGGTAATTAAATTATTGTTGGAGTCATATACCGTAATAATTGCGGGTGGCATATTGCCTCCAACCCCATCTAACAAAGCACCATCGCTAAAACAATCTCGGTAAACTTTTAAGGTAATCCGATAATTACTTCCCCCTAAATCATCATATATAATTTCGCCGCCAACAATATGTTTAGCATTGAGCTGTCCGTTAAAAAAGGACAATAATAACAATATGAAGTAAATTTTTTTCACTCCTCAAATTTCAAGCATTAAATTACTAAAAAAATAGCTCATTTTAAAGCCCTTTTACAAGTGGTTAACTTAAGCCAAAAAGTGGTTGTTTTTGACCATAAAGCGATGAATTTATTTAGTAACTTTGTTAATATGCGTAAAATTGCTTTTTTGTTCCTTTTTTTAGGGATTTATACATCCTATAAATCACAATTATTGGTTGCCAGAGATACCATAAATGTTATCGAAAACGGAAAGTCGCTGAAAATGGCCTGGGGTAATGGCATAAATCACGCGAATATTTCAAACATTGATCTCAATTATGATGGCCTGTTAGATATAGTGGCATTTGATAGAATTAATTTATTCGGGGTTGGAAAATTTCGATGTTTTATTCAAACCGCTCCCGGAACTTATTCTGCCAATACCAACCTATCTTACTCTTTTCCTCCACTTACCCATTGGGCTGTTTGTTTTGATTTTGACGGAGATTCAAAAGAAGATATTTTTTGCTCTACCAGCGCAGGTATAAAAGTTTATCGCAATACCGGAAGTATAGGCACCGGATTGCAGTTTACATTATTTAAATCACTTATTTATACGAAATATGGCCCTACTTCCTCAAATTTATATGCCGCTTCCAACGGTATACCGGGCATAAGTGATATTGACGGGGATAGTGATTTAGATATTCTCACTTTTAGTCCTGCAGGAGTAATAGTGGAGTACCATAAAAACATGAGTGTTGAAACTTATGGACATAACGACAGTTTAAATAAATTTGAAGCGGTTACTTTATGTTGGGGAGATATAGTAGAAAATAATTGTAGCATTAGTACCAATCAAACCTGCACACCTATTGGAATGATAAAATCTATTAGTGATTATCATCAAAAAAATTTACACTCCGGTTCTTGTTTAACGTGCATCGATGGGGATGGGGATGGTGATAAAGATTTAATATTTGGCGATATCAGTTGCAACATTGCTTTATATGGGCATAATGCCGGAACCACTGCAACTGCACTCATTACACAAACCACAAACGCTTATCCTAATTTTCCGGCCAACTCAAACACCTTAACTATCAATATCAGTAATTTTCCATGTACCTATTATGTAGATGTTGACGGGGATAATAAAAAAGATTTGGTGGCTGCACCCAATGTTAATGGCGGAGAAAATACATCCAGTGTTTGGTATTACCGAAATGCAAGCGCAACAAATACAGTAGATTTTCAATTTGTAAAGAAAAATTTATTTCAGGATGAAATGATAGAAGTGGGACAAGGATCTTTCCCCATTTTATTTGATGAAAATGCCGATGGGCTTAAAGATTTATTAATTGGCACACATGGCTATTATATCAATAATGCTACAAGAGGTCGACTTACTTTATACCGAAACATCGGAACAAATGCGCAACCTTCCTATTCACTAATAACCAGAGATTACGCCTCACTCAGCACTTTTAGTTTGAACGGAGCCATGCCAAGTGTAGGAGATGTTGACGGAGATAATGATTTAGATATGGTAGTTGGAAATATGACCGGACAAATTTATTTGCTTACCAATACCGCAGGTTCTTTAGCGCCCTGCAATTACACTTTTAATCCGGTTGCTCTTTTCACTACCAGTTCAGCCATTGCTGCGCCACAGTTATTTGATATTAATTCTGACGGAAAATTAGATTTAATGATTGGATGCAAAAACGGCAGGATTTTTTATTACAACAACATAGGAACCGTTAGTTCTCCAAGCTGGACATTGGTTACCGGATTTTTTGGCGGGGTTGATGTAAAAGGAGATCCTAACTTTTTTAGTATAGACGGATACGCGGCTCCGTTTTTTTATTCGGAAGCAGGAGTTACCAAACTTTTAGTTGGTTCCATTAGCGGACAAGTTTATTATTACACCGTACCTTCTGTTACCGCTGCTTGTAATTTAATTAACGCTAACATTAATTCCATGAATGAAGGAAGTCAAAGTACGGTTTGGTTTGAAGACATTAACGGCGATACAAAACGTGATTTATTAGTAGGAAACGGATCGGGAGGTTTAGCCTTTTTTTCTTCTATGGGCCCCGGAGTAAGTGTAAAAGAAAATATTTTACTTGAAAAAAATATCACCATTTATCCAAATCCTGCGCAAGATTTTATTCATGTTCAGATTTCAGACTTTGAGTTTTCACAAGGAGAAATAAAGATATTTGATATCCTGGGTTCAGAAAAATACAATTCTGTTTTTTCAACCAATGGGTTTACCATACCGGTTTCAACTTTAGAAAAGGGAATTTATTTTGTGCAGTTTAATTCTTTCACAGCTCAATATCCAAACAAAGTATTGAAAAAAATTATTATAGAATGATTCGGCCTCTATTGATTTTTACATTCAGTTTACTTATTTTTTGTTCCTGCAAAAAAGATGTAGGCTATGTAAATTACGGCGATTTCCCAAAAGAAATAGGAAGCATAATAAATTATAATTGTGCCGTTAGCGGTTGTCACGACAGTAAAAGTTATGAGGCCGCAGCTAAATACGACTTAAGTTCATGGAACAGTATGTTTAAAGGAAGCGGAAGCGGATCTCCGGTTATTCCATTCAATTCAAAATTTTCTTCCTTATGTTATTTCATAAATACTTTTGATGAACTCGGAATAAAAAACGAACCCGTAATGCCTTTGAATAAAAAACCACTGAGTTACCAAGATGTAAAAACAATATTTGATTGGATTGACCAAGGGGCTCCTGATGTGAATGGAAATGTAAAATGGGCGGATAATCCGTTAAGAAGTAAATTGTACGCAGTTAACCAAGGCTGTGATGTGGTAACTGTTTTTGACAGCGAAACGCAATTACCAATTCGTTATATAGAAGTTGGCACTAAAGGTGGAGCTCCGGACACACCGCACATGGTTCGCGTTTCCCCGGACGGACAATATTGGTATGTAATTTTTATTGCCGATAATGTGATGCAGAAATACAGATGCAGTGATGATGCTTTTGTAGCTAATATCCCACTAACCCCTTTAGCTGCCGGTACAGGAACAAACGACGCTTATGACTGGAACACATTTGTAATAACAAAAGATAGTAAAAAAGCTTACGCGGTATCCTGGACCTCATTAGGTAAAGTGGCCTGCGTTGATTTAGAAAATCACAGCCTGTTGAATTATATAGCCGTTGCTAATAATCCTCATGCCATTGCCTTAAGTAATGACGAAACAAAAATTTATGTAGGTGCACAAACCGGAAATTATTTAAACGAAATACCCAGTGATTTTAGTGGCATTAATCAAATTTCAATTGATGCTAATCCTCCTAACGCAAATTCTTCATTAGATATACATGATATGATTCTTTCGCCTAACGGTGTAGATTTAGTAATCACCTGTCAGAAAACAAATGAAGTACGAGTATTTAATACCAATAGCTCCTCCGTTACTGCTGTTGTAAACGTGGGAATATATCCTCAGGAAATAGTTTACTCTAATGTAACCAACGAATATCTGGTTACTTGTATGTACGATAATTCTACTCCGGGCACAAACGGTACAGTTGCCCGAATTAATGGCGCCAACTATACACTTAAAAGTAATTTTCCGGTAGGCGCTATGCCTCATGGATTGGCAGTTGACGAAAAGAAAAAATTGCTGTATGTTTTATCCAGAAATATTCAAACTACAGGCCCTGCACCTCATCATTCCAGTCAATGCGCCGGGCGAAACGGTTTTGTAAGTTTTATCAGCTTGCCTACTTTTTCAATACTCAATAAAAGATTTGAATTGAGCGTTGATCCTTATTTTATTTCGTATCGAAAATGAGTCAACTGAATGAACATCTGGAAAAGCAACACATCTTAATATTTGATGGGGAATGCGGTTTTTGCAATAAGAGTGTTTTGTTTGTTACTCGCCGCGAAAAAAATAATAAGCTTTACTTTTCGCCGCAATTTTCCGATGCAGGTAAAGAGCTCTTAAAATATTTCGAAATTGACCCGAACATCAACAGCATGGTTTTAATCAGAGATTATTCCGCCTACATAAAATCCTGCGCTGCTTTGCGTTTAACCTGGTACATGAAAGGTCTTTGGCCCTTATTGAGTATTTTTCTCATCATTCCTCCTTTTTTAAGAAATCCGGTGTATGATTTTATTGCCAAAAGAAGAATGAAAATTGCAGGCAAAGTAAAAAGCTGTGAGTTAATCGGCAATGTTCAGGAAAGAATTTTGGCTTAATTTATTTAGCAACAAAAAAGCCGTCTATTCATTATAAACGGCTTTTTTCAAATTTTAGTATTATTAGGCTGTGCCTGTTTTTCTTACTCCGGTTGTTTTTTTAACGCCGGCGCTTGTTTTTACATTCGTCGTGTCTTTTCCTCCCGCTTTGTGCGTAGCTTTATTTTTTTCTTCTAAAGCTTTGGTCGCGGCAATTGTTTTTTCGTCAGCCTCTGCGTTTTCTTCCTTCTTTTTGAGATTACCGGTAGCCTGTAAAATATTATACCAGCTGAATAATTTTCTCATATTACTGATATATACACGTTCTTTATCGTAATCGGCTAATATCTCACTGAAATATTTTTCAATGGTTTTATCATCCGCTTTACTATCTACAGCAACGCCACCTTTTTCTTTTTCAAAAATGGATGTAACAATTTCCTCAATGGGTTTGTCTTCACCGGTAGTAAACATACTGATGTCTGTTAGGGTAGAAACCTTAGTTGTGGATACTATATTTACTCGCTTTTTATCAGCTAAACCTTCAACTATTATTCCATTTTTGCTTTGCGCAATAATTTTAAACAATCCCGGTTGTCCTGAAATGGAAATAATTCCTG from Sphingobacteriaceae bacterium includes the following:
- a CDS encoding gliding motility-associated C-terminal domain-containing protein, whose amino-acid sequence is MKKIYFILLLLSFFNGQLNAKHIVGGEIIYDDLGGSNYRITLKVYRDCFSDGALLDGVGGNMPPAIITVYDSNNNLITTFDIGAPVIKNIPPTLNNPCIEIPTNVCVEEGVYTTTVNLQPLAGGYYLVYQRCCRNNTIINLTTPGSQGSSYFTYIPGPEKAITNSSPRFSKFPPIFLCANVPFSFDHVATDPDGDELTYAFYTPHQGLDVNCPSLNGQNGCPTVAPPPPYPNVNYSGSFNGTNPLPANPAFAINPITGLLTGRPTQVGQYVVGICVYEKRNGVLINIHFRDFQFNITPCVVNVASVFEEPVKKCQGNTIEFSNQSFGSIPLTYHWNFGVPGTLADTSNVFNPTYTYADTGMYVVTLIANPGKACSDTMKKTFYIYPDLTLSMPKQAPKCLRLNSYNFSNNSQHHSSAVFNWRFTAAATPSVSSFKEPAGIVFNQPGKIPVTLWAKQFQCVDSIVDTVKIFDKPKAKINNLPDALCDPALFGFSNGSSSELPVNYQWQFSNGKSSTEFEPLITLSPAGVYSATLTVTSTSICADTGKAVIKNIVVNPRPVADFTLTPEVTTIFDPLIKINNLASDDVVSWNYSLGDGANNNFANFFHEYTQVGNYIVKQTVTNVYNCADTISKIVKIEPEYRFWIPNTFTPNNDGLNDVFMPKGIGWLNYQFDIYDKWGEKIFSTTEAVKGWDGTYKGKICTQDVYVYRITFTNEVTQQYETHYGNVNLLP
- a CDS encoding T9SS type A sorting domain-containing protein — its product is MRKIAFLFLFLGIYTSYKSQLLVARDTINVIENGKSLKMAWGNGINHANISNIDLNYDGLLDIVAFDRINLFGVGKFRCFIQTAPGTYSANTNLSYSFPPLTHWAVCFDFDGDSKEDIFCSTSAGIKVYRNTGSIGTGLQFTLFKSLIYTKYGPTSSNLYAASNGIPGISDIDGDSDLDILTFSPAGVIVEYHKNMSVETYGHNDSLNKFEAVTLCWGDIVENNCSISTNQTCTPIGMIKSISDYHQKNLHSGSCLTCIDGDGDGDKDLIFGDISCNIALYGHNAGTTATALITQTTNAYPNFPANSNTLTINISNFPCTYYVDVDGDNKKDLVAAPNVNGGENTSSVWYYRNASATNTVDFQFVKKNLFQDEMIEVGQGSFPILFDENADGLKDLLIGTHGYYINNATRGRLTLYRNIGTNAQPSYSLITRDYASLSTFSLNGAMPSVGDVDGDNDLDMVVGNMTGQIYLLTNTAGSLAPCNYTFNPVALFTTSSAIAAPQLFDINSDGKLDLMIGCKNGRIFYYNNIGTVSSPSWTLVTGFFGGVDVKGDPNFFSIDGYAAPFFYSEAGVTKLLVGSISGQVYYYTVPSVTAACNLINANINSMNEGSQSTVWFEDINGDTKRDLLVGNGSGGLAFFSSMGPGVSVKENILLEKNITIYPNPAQDFIHVQISDFEFSQGEIKIFDILGSEKYNSVFSTNGFTIPVSTLEKGIYFVQFNSFTAQYPNKVLKKIIIE
- a CDS encoding DUF393 domain-containing protein, with amino-acid sequence MSQLNEHLEKQHILIFDGECGFCNKSVLFVTRREKNNKLYFSPQFSDAGKELLKYFEIDPNINSMVLIRDYSAYIKSCAALRLTWYMKGLWPLLSIFLIIPPFLRNPVYDFIAKRRMKIAGKVKSCELIGNVQERILA
- a CDS encoding DUF5606 domain-containing protein, whose product is MDLTGIISISGQPGLFKIIAQSKNGIIVEGLADKKRVNIVSTTKVSTLTDISMFTTGEDKPIEEIVTSIFEKEKGGVAVDSKADDKTIEKYFSEILADYDKERVYISNMRKLFSWYNILQATGNLKKKEENAEADEKTIAATKALEEKNKATHKAGGKDTTNVKTSAGVKKTTGVRKTGTA